The Cystobacter fuscus DSM 2262 genome includes a region encoding these proteins:
- a CDS encoding serine hydrolase domain-containing protein, protein MVRLSGRSWSKFLLVCSALLLSACASPLARRMRPVEALLREQVDTQKIPGAVVLLQRTDGSDSYVTAIGQMDREQGKALREDALFRIASMTKPITSVAVMMLVEEGKLGLEEPISKYLPEWGSVQVLASPPSASGGASSTVPAQTPITVRHLLTHTSGISYRFMGEPLGPLYQKTGIVDGFEHTSWTLADQSRALASLPLEHQPGAAFTYGLNTDLLGYLVEQVSGVPLDRFFQERIFTPLGMKDTSFFPPEDKASRLVALYRRASSGALERVPETGTNVVEGFFSYAPDFQTTGAKSYRSGGAGLVSTARDYARFLQMMANGGELAGARLLKRETVEQMTRNQIGALRADFYGTGFGLGFGVQEDPALVKAQGPVGNYFWPGIFKSHAWVDPEHKLAGIIMINLWDMASDTPNDIRARIFSTVEE, encoded by the coding sequence ATGGTCCGGTTGTCAGGAAGGTCGTGGTCGAAGTTCCTCCTCGTGTGCAGTGCCTTGCTGTTGTCCGCGTGCGCCTCTCCGCTCGCGCGGCGGATGCGGCCGGTGGAGGCGCTCCTTCGGGAGCAGGTGGACACCCAGAAGATTCCGGGAGCGGTCGTGCTCCTCCAGCGCACCGATGGTTCGGACTCCTATGTGACGGCCATCGGCCAGATGGACCGTGAGCAGGGCAAGGCGCTGCGGGAGGATGCCCTGTTCCGCATCGCATCCATGACGAAGCCCATCACCAGCGTCGCGGTGATGATGTTGGTGGAGGAGGGCAAGCTCGGCCTGGAGGAGCCCATCTCGAAGTATCTGCCCGAGTGGGGGAGCGTCCAGGTGCTGGCCTCTCCTCCGTCGGCTTCTGGCGGAGCCTCCAGTACCGTGCCGGCCCAGACGCCCATCACCGTGCGGCACCTGCTGACGCACACCTCCGGCATCTCCTATCGCTTCATGGGCGAGCCGCTCGGTCCGCTCTACCAGAAGACTGGCATCGTCGACGGCTTCGAGCACACCTCATGGACGCTCGCGGACCAGTCGCGCGCCCTGGCCTCGCTGCCGCTCGAGCATCAGCCGGGCGCGGCTTTCACCTACGGCCTCAACACGGATCTCCTCGGCTACCTCGTCGAGCAGGTCTCCGGAGTGCCGCTGGACCGGTTCTTCCAGGAGCGCATCTTCACGCCCCTGGGGATGAAGGACACGTCCTTCTTCCCTCCAGAGGACAAGGCCTCCCGCCTGGTCGCCCTGTACCGGCGCGCCTCCTCGGGTGCGCTCGAGCGCGTGCCCGAGACGGGCACCAACGTGGTCGAGGGCTTCTTCTCCTACGCGCCGGACTTCCAGACCACCGGCGCCAAATCCTACCGCTCGGGCGGCGCGGGGCTGGTGTCCACGGCGAGAGACTATGCGCGCTTCCTCCAGATGATGGCCAACGGTGGCGAACTCGCGGGCGCGCGCCTGCTGAAGCGGGAGACGGTCGAGCAGATGACCCGGAACCAGATTGGCGCCCTGCGAGCGGATTTCTACGGCACCGGCTTCGGTCTGGGCTTTGGGGTGCAGGAGGACCCCGCTCTGGTGAAGGCGCAGGGCCCGGTGGGCAACTACTTCTGGCCTGGCATCTTCAAGAGCCACGCCTGGGTCGATCCCGAACACAAGCTCGCGGGCATCATCATGATCAACCTGTGGGACATGGCCTCCGACACGCCCAACGACATCCGCGCCCGGATCTTCTCCACCGTGGAGGAGTGA
- a CDS encoding acetyltransferase: MPVPQTKTKPKLVIYGCGGHGKVVADIALARGMTVAGFLDDRALEGQRVFDLPILGGPAWLEVCRSEVSVALGIGENRARCRIYKLCERLGVTLVTLIHPTATVAASAQLGAGVVVMAQAVINPDARVANGAIINSGAIVEHDCEIGAFAHLSPNATLGGNVRVGALTHLGLAASVLPGKAVGEETVVGAGAVVTSDVPSRVVVAGVPARIQRQREEP, encoded by the coding sequence ATGCCTGTGCCACAAACGAAAACAAAACCCAAGCTGGTTATCTATGGGTGTGGGGGCCACGGAAAGGTGGTCGCCGACATCGCGTTGGCCCGCGGCATGACCGTCGCGGGTTTCCTCGACGACAGAGCGCTCGAAGGGCAACGGGTCTTCGACCTTCCCATCCTCGGTGGGCCCGCCTGGCTCGAGGTGTGCCGGTCCGAAGTGAGTGTCGCGCTGGGGATTGGAGAGAACCGCGCGCGGTGCCGCATCTACAAGCTGTGCGAAAGGCTGGGAGTGACGCTGGTCACCTTGATCCACCCCACCGCCACCGTGGCGGCGTCCGCCCAGCTCGGAGCGGGCGTCGTGGTCATGGCCCAGGCGGTCATCAACCCGGACGCACGCGTCGCGAATGGGGCGATCATCAACAGCGGCGCCATCGTCGAGCACGACTGCGAGATCGGCGCGTTCGCCCACCTCTCCCCCAACGCGACACTGGGGGGAAACGTGAGGGTCGGCGCCCTCACGCACCTCGGCCTCGCGGCCTCGGTCCTGCCTGGCAAGGCCGTCGGAGAGGAAACGGTGGTCGGCGCCGGCGCGGTGGTCACGTCCGACGTCCCCTCCCGAGTGGTGGTGGCCGGCGTTCCCGCGCGCATTCAACGCCAGCGCGAGGAGCCCTGA
- a CDS encoding lipid II:glycine glycyltransferase FemX, producing MHQIISFSEPERWERAYARASCKDIYYRHAYAELCHCMGDGEPLLFVYEDEEGRTVCYAFIRRPLHALPFARDVGLEGEWYDIISPTYGYGSPLCAEPHEQLLWEFRAEFEAWCRGANIVSEFVRFHPLSGIHRLLEGTMDIVYDRESVFIDLIRTEEELFERYHPSHQRNIRKALKSGLEFRVLEGHEALQQLEVFYRLYRATMDKVGALPYYYFSTEYLERLFSSLGRSALLGAVFLDGRMISAALCLREGDVLTYHLGASETASLNLGTNTFQFHHIALWARRNGLCVFHLGGGHRGRDSLFQFKHRFNPEGTLPLNHGKKVHHHEVYERLVENWKHHHAQPLAELYFPAYRTPPTVRAEVPAPAEEPCSGHTPRSHGLYRADPSELSSP from the coding sequence ATGCACCAGATCATCTCGTTCTCCGAACCGGAGCGGTGGGAGCGCGCGTACGCGCGAGCTTCATGCAAGGACATCTACTACCGCCACGCCTATGCGGAGCTGTGCCATTGCATGGGAGATGGTGAACCCCTCCTCTTCGTCTACGAGGACGAGGAGGGCCGCACGGTGTGTTATGCCTTCATCCGCAGGCCGCTCCATGCACTGCCCTTCGCCCGCGACGTGGGGCTCGAGGGGGAGTGGTACGACATCATCAGCCCCACCTACGGTTATGGGAGCCCTCTCTGCGCGGAGCCCCACGAGCAACTCCTCTGGGAGTTCCGGGCGGAGTTCGAGGCCTGGTGCCGCGGCGCGAACATCGTCAGCGAGTTCGTGCGCTTCCATCCCCTGTCGGGCATCCACCGGTTGCTCGAGGGGACGATGGACATCGTCTACGACCGGGAGAGCGTTTTCATCGACCTGATCCGGACGGAGGAGGAGCTCTTCGAGCGCTATCATCCCAGCCACCAGCGCAACATCCGCAAGGCGCTGAAGAGCGGGCTGGAGTTTCGTGTGCTCGAAGGGCACGAGGCGCTCCAGCAGTTGGAGGTGTTCTATCGCCTCTACCGGGCCACGATGGACAAGGTGGGAGCGCTTCCGTACTACTACTTCTCGACGGAGTACCTGGAGCGGCTCTTCTCGAGCCTGGGCCGGAGCGCCCTGCTCGGAGCGGTCTTCCTCGACGGACGGATGATCTCCGCCGCCCTGTGCCTGCGCGAGGGGGACGTGCTCACCTATCATCTGGGCGCCTCGGAGACGGCGTCGTTGAACCTCGGGACGAATACCTTCCAATTCCATCACATCGCACTGTGGGCACGGCGCAACGGGCTGTGTGTCTTCCACCTCGGCGGGGGCCACCGGGGGAGGGATTCCCTCTTCCAGTTCAAGCACCGCTTCAACCCGGAGGGAACGCTGCCGCTCAACCATGGGAAGAAGGTGCACCATCACGAGGTGTACGAGCGGTTGGTCGAGAACTGGAAGCATCACCATGCCCAGCCACTCGCCGAGCTCTATTTCCCGGCCTACCGGACCCCACCCACGGTACGCGCGGAGGTTCCCGCTCCAGCGGAGGAGCCCTGCTCCGGGCATACACCGCGCTCGCACGGGCTCTACCGCGCGGATCCGTCGGAACTCTCTTCTCCCTGA